Below is a window of Aquarana catesbeiana isolate 2022-GZ linkage group LG11, ASM4218655v1, whole genome shotgun sequence DNA.
cctgcaCAATTGGAGGGCCgtggtttggagaccccctgctccaGGGGATAGGACAGGTTTAGTTTTCAGGAGCAGCTACCAAGGTCCTGGAAGGTCCTGGAAGGTCTTGCCTCCATcctgcatcacaacaccccctctCAATGCTCATTGCTTTGATTTGTTTCCACTACCCCCTTAGTATTGCAGATTGGCATCTGGACATTAAAGCCCAACTATGGGCTTTGACTGCCCTCCCAAGAGACACCCCCCTTCTCCCGGATGGTCCCGCAGTGACCCGGTTCTGTTCCTTTCCCGATCTTCTCAATGGGCTGACCTCAGATGCAGAGAGTGGCACCGAATATGAATAAAGGGGTCTGTGATGACTCCTCCCCCTGGGGGTGGGGCCAACACTCCCTGAACTCATagaatgtcctcagtcttctggagtGAATtacacacaactttttttttttttttttgcagcttttcctGGTTTGTCTATTAGTTCTGGGTTACCATTTCATGACCGGTTTCCATTAAAGCCAGACTGAAGTTTCAATGTAAATCTGCTAAATACATTCCATGTGCCTCATAAGAAGAGGAGTGCAAAGTCTTTCTTGaccttagaaagcagccacagcctgagtagaaaagcctgtcccctgccagtattCTGTGAAGAAGGGCTCTTACTATCTGTGGGGAAGCAGTTTCTCTCTGCAAAGGTCCAACACATCCCCTGCTGAGTCACACCTATACCTCTGCAATCCACAAAGCCTATGCACCCTGATGACAGGAGGCCTCTAGCTCCGACTCAAcagggacctctgcagagagaccactgtatCCCCACTGAGAAACAAGGGTCCCTCTCTACAGAATGCTGGCAGGGGACTGGCTTTTCTACCaatgctgtggctgctttctaaagaaaacaaactgagACTTGGCACACCTGGTTTTCTTATGCATCTGGAATGTATGTAACATCAACAAGTATGTAATCAGAggacgctttgcattcattcagaaaacacATAGCagtctctgaatggtgcctgtgctgaaCGGCCGACCTCCTTTGttccctggaactgaccgcactggtgtgaactatgccattggaaaccatataacctaatttccatgcatttttttttatgcaggaaaaaaaaaaaaaaatcagtggactgcatgtggtgtgaactggcccttaaagagtaactccacttttgctgagcaAGCCCGCTTTCATCCTCCCCTTGCACCAACTGTACAACTGGGTCCCAATGCTAGCCAGTTGAAGACttaaaagagtaactccacttgtgTTGAGAgaagcccctcccccctctgggtgatctctgtacattgcagggattgtaacaaactttgttgcagattccgaccttttgttattgtgaagaaattagctgtttgtttctctgtgtccgtgTGCACaatgaatgggagtgattttataattatcagctgctgcacttgcagggcgcTGAGGAAGGTAGCAGGGTCTGCACCCCTTTAGATATGAttttttccctttgggagtatgtcaccaaaaatttttgttgcaggggatgccaaaaatctgacttgtatctaagtgtagacttctgggaaaatcagtgagccaatcacacaagcaggaaatgacatttctggggggggaggggcgctctgtataccatctgtgtacagagcgcctccaggtggccatattgcattttatagagaataacagcggctgcagattgaaaaggaaagggagtttttaataatattcaattacaatatgactcgtgcagcaattgtatacgctatattatttttatttgcttttgcCCTGGTGATTGATCAATTGATTGAATATTGTGGAATGCATGTTGTTGTCTAAGTGCAGAAACATCAGTCCAGTCAGTAGAAAGCACCGGCCTAGTTTATTTCCAATGGAAGAAGAACAATGATCAGATCAATACACAGAGAGAGCTCAGAGCTTCGTACAGCCGGCCTTCACCTGACTGTCGGGCGGCAGCGGTTTCCCCATGTGCTGCCCCACGCTGGGCCCATACTGCTCCTTGTGCTTCTCCATCACCTCCTTCTTCAGCACGAACCCCCCGGGGAAGGTCATGTCAAAATCCTCATTGGGCACGAAGCTGATGGGCTTCTCCTCCCAGATCTTGGCCAGACGAGCCTTCCAGGCGTCCAGGATGACGGACCGTTTCTCAGGAGGGGTGTGCCCGATGCTGTAGCCGATCTGAGGTTCAAGTACCTGGAAACCACAGAAGTGCAGGACTCCTCTCTGCGGGAGACACAGCAGGAGAGTCAGCAGACCGTCCATCTACACCACACAGTCTACATGGCATAAGGGCAAAGGCCAGGCACTGGATTTATAGCAACATTGTACATAGAAATCCAAATTCCACAAAAACACAAGGGAATAACATTTTAATTCCTTACAGTGGACCCATCATCCCTTTACAGGTCCTTATTACCGATTACATATGACCGtgtcttcatctgcttttctcatcatatggatctccaaactttctaaacaaagggccggatTACAGTCCTTCAAACTTGATGCGGGCCGGACCATGGCCAGTGGGGGTAAAAAATGTCCTATCTTTGGTATTAAGTGGATgactagtgctccatcgttggtgtcagtgggagaaatagtgccccgtcattggtgtcagtgggaggaatagtgccccatcattggtgtcagtgggaggaatagtgccccattgttgctatcagagggaggaatagtgctccatcattggtgtcagtgggaggaatagtgccccatcattggtatcagtgggaggaatagtgccccatcattggtatcagtgggaggaatagtgccccatcattggtatcagtgggaagaatagtgccccatcattggtatcagtgggaggaatagtgccccatcattggtatcagtgggaggaatagtgccccatcattggtgtcagtgggaggaatagtgccccatcattggtgtcagtgggaggaatagtgccccatcattggtgtcagtgggaggaatagtgccccatcattggtgtcagtgggaggaatagtgccccatcattggtgtcagtgagaggaataatgccccatcattggtgtcagtgggaggaatagtgccccattgttgctatcagtgggaggaatagtgccccatcattggtatcagtgggaggaatagtgccccatcattggtgtcagtgggaggaatagtgccccatcattggtgtcagtgggaggaatagtgccccatcattggtatcagtgggaggaatagtgccccatcattggtatcagtgggaggaatagtgtcccatcattggtgtcagtgggaggaataatgccttattgttgatgtcagtggtaggaattatgccccatcgttgctgACAGCAGGGGAATGTAGCCCCAAGGgcaggataaaagcaagcaaagggccgcagtttggagacccctgatataaacGGTACCATActctcagcaacaacagatcctctctccagcagcagaagtcccccaccagcaacaatagatccatcagcagccaacatcaatagactccTCCCAACATTAGTAGATCCTCTCCAGCAATACAAGTTTCCCTACCCCCACcaacagtagatcccccaccaACAACAACCCTCCAGCCTGCCCCCcttgccagtacatacattcagtggtggaggtgccaCACTGTGTACCCACTGAGAAATAATCCCTGAATATAATCAGGTTTTATGATAGGTCAGGAATTAATGGAAAACATAAAGTGGCTAAAAGGCCCACACTAATAAAGCCTAACATTTTCTAACTTACATTTACAGCGAGAAAAACAAAAAGTACACGCAGATCTACAAACCCGTTACCTGGAGTGGCCAGAGTAGAATATTCATATCTCCATTGACCCCAATTGAAGAGTACATGGACTCCAGCCCCCCGGTGGTGAAGGAAAGGATAGCTTTTTTATTCTGAAAAGAGAAAAGTACATTTACAGACGGCATATTAAATAAAGGGAAGAACATTTATTAAAATGTAACCTTTTATAAAAAGCAGGAATTCTGAATTACTGAAATAACACGGAGCTTATAGAGTACAATAAAGACTACTGATCCCTACATACACCAACACAGGGGGAGGAACTACAGCAGAGCCTTTGGGCCATTGGCCGAAGGTAATCTTCATGGACACTGCAAATAAAGTCCAGCCAGGAATATCCCCTACAAAGAACACCCCCTCCCTCAGAGTAATCACCCCAAtccttaaagaataactccactgatgctgaggaaaaaaaaaaaaaaaaaaaaacattcccctctgggtgatctctgtatattgcaaggattataCCAACCTTTGTGGCAGATTctgaccttttgttattctgaagaaatccctgtgtgtttccctgtgcctctgtactgagtggatctaatgggagtggtttcataattaactgtcaggtgtgcagctgcagagcactaaagaggaaatctgctgggcctgcatccctttagacctgttcctattggaaatatctcaccaaaaaatgtcatttttgttgcaggggatgcctgaaatctgatttgtatcttagacagacttctgggaaaattggtgagccaatcacacaagcaggaaatgatgtttctggggggtggtcagtacacattctgtgcacAGAACAACTCCCGGTAGCCATATCGTATTGCATTTATAGaacattacagcggctgcagattgaaaaggataaaaggtaatttttaataacattcaattacaatatgattagtgtcacaattgtACGCGCTGTATTAtgttttccccacgaaagtggagttaccctttaagacaaAGCGAAGCAAAAAGCCCCCAAATACACGATTAAATTTAGTTACAAATCGAAATTCTGACAACATTTTCACTTCtctgagattcggatgtatccgaactTCCTAAGAAGCATAGTAACAAATCTCAACAAAACCAAAATAAATTAGAACGAAATGAGTTATTTGAATTCGAACATGAAAACATATTGCAATACTTACAGGAAGAAGGTAAAAGTGAagtaagatgatgattcctacttagtcTGCTttataaaatagaacagaaaaaaaaaagggaaaagaatagaaaagaaagaaatagaatagaataaaacagaatatcctagtctattttattctgttctatttttttattccattctattcagCAGCCTAAGTagaaatcatcatcttatttcccaccttactgtatttattgcagttTGGTTTATATttgaaattcattttcaaattcgatTAGAAAATAACAAAGTAtacaaaatgaattccgaaaatGATTCATTCTAACAAAGTTAATAATTTCGTTTTGTCATATttgttagaatgattcattttcagaatacgttttgtatattttgttattttctaatcgaagttgaaaatgaatttgaaacaTAAACcaaattgcaataaatacagtaaaatataaaagtgaaataagatgataatTCCTATTTAGGCTGctgaatagaatggaataaaacaatagaaacaatatacaacaatataccttactgtatttattgcaatttgttttatatttcaaattcattttcaaattcgatTAGAAAAGAACAcaaacagtggaaccttggattacgcggataatctgttccaggagaatgcttgtaatcaaaAGCATATCAAAGcgtgtttccccatagaagtcaatggaaacaaagataattagttccgcattgacttctattacatgcaataccgcatgtggccagaggtgggggaggggcgccggagagcctcggaaatactcggggacagctcggctgaactcggaaagcctcggaaacactcgggaacggagtatttaggagtcattctgagtatttccgaatggctccgaaccgttccgagtgtccccagtgcccccgcacctctggccaaatgtggtactgcaccgcccattagcttgaattctgctcgttttgcaagacaacactcgcaaaccaagtcagaattaaaaaaaaaaaaaaaaaaaaaagttgcttgtctttcaaaaagctcgttaaccgcgttactcttaACCAAGGTTCACGAGTACGAAACAAATGccgaaaatgaatcattctaaaCATAACAAAATGAAATTATAAACTTAACAAACTAAACCAATTTTTGCGTTGGGCACATCGCTATCGACTATCATGTCATGGGTTGGGTTACTCTTGCTTCTTCACTGCAGAATGGGGGAGGGTCTTTCTTCAGGTGCTCATGTTGCTGGCTTGCTGACGTGAACAATTTTCCACAGGGCCTGTCACCAGGGTTCACACATGGTCCTGAAGGTTCCAGCAGCATGGGTGAGGAAGGCATTTTGTATGTGAATAGGTAAGTGTGGCAGATGGGAGGGTTTGCAATTTTGCTCAGACATGGCCTTTAGGGTTCCCCCTCTTTCTCTGCTGCCACGTGTCTCATTCTATCTAATCCTGATCACTCTAATTTTGTCTCTTATTCCAACTGATGCCCCACTATGCACCTTCCCGATCATTCATGGTGATGACAAAGTTCCAAGTTCTCTACTGTCCCCTTGCTCCTCACAGACACATCCCAATGCCTCCTATAAGCACTAGTGAGTATTTAAAAGTGCCTCCTGGACCAGCGAGTGTCCTGATAAATATGGGCCTTATGTAACAAGTTGTCCTTCCTAATAACTAGATATACTGAAAATTTCAATGTGGTACCTGTGAGGAAATATTTCCCGTTTAAGTCACATCGATAAATAAGCCCCAAATGAACTTTAATTTGTGATCCAAGCATCAGATATGAAATGCATTGGGGGGGTGATATACGGTACGTCTGAAGAACCAAGCCCTGAATCTGAGCTAGATAAAACAAAGTCCTCTGGAAGACGGGGAAATCTGCCAGTGACCAAGGGGTAAAGCCACAGGGGATCAACCTGATGCTCCATGCCAGGACAGAAGAGACCTTCAGGCAATGAGAATGACTCCACTTGAAGGAACATTGAGCCTGAACCAGCAAGGGGTTGCGAAACTCACTAAAACAGGTGCAACAACTTAACTACCTTATAAGGAAGAGAAATGATAAAGACTAATAGGACACTGGAAGAACAGATCCCCAGAGGGAACCTTGGACAAAAGCAGGACCACTAGAGAAGAACAGTCGGCCCACATTTGAAGGCCCAGGCCTTATACCCTCAACCCCTAGGATTCAGAGAAGGGCGGTTAAATCATAAGAATGGGGTTGCCCGGCCAGACAACCAGTTTCAAAAGAAGATAACCAAAGAATATGAGAATCCAAACAGTGTAATAATCCATAAAGATAGAAATGTGACCCCTGAGACTGAAAACCCAAGGGTATCATCAACTATAAAGtcagcctgactgaagaaagggggtggggtttgctaaAGGTACCCTACACGGGTAGGCAGGAGAGATGGTGTACTACAACCCAAGACTGGTGTACATGAATATTATAAGAACAAGATGATGAGCAAGGAACCAACACCCAGAGGTGTCTATGGAGTTTAACTCTGTAAGACCTGCCCAATCTTGATCCATAGTATGCTTCTAAGAATCTTATAACCTGCCCCGGAGCACTGAAGCATCCACAGCCATGGAGCGAGGGGCAGGAACCCTAGTCACACCACTAAGAACATTCACCTGATTAAGGACAGAACTGAGGAAAGAACTTAAAGAAATTCCTTGAGGTTGTGGATCTGCCGTGGAAGGAAGGCTTATCTCCAGATGATCAGGTCCCACAAAGGATTCCGGATGTACTTTATACACAACAAGGGGGTACCTGCAGCGGTATATAAGCATGTACCTTCTGCTGACAATCCAGGGTAGTAGAGAGCCCTCCAGCAATGAGCCCTTTGTACCATGCAAGAGATGAGGAGCACCCAAGTGTGAAAACCTCTCCCTTCGGTGTGGAGACCACCAGCTGAGATAAGACAAATTTCAATTTCATTGTCCTAAGAAAGGCAACACAGTCAAGTACTACACTCTTAATGTTGTCCAGCGTAGTGACCAGACCATTTGACTTGTCACAGGAAGAAACTCCCAGACTTTCCTGCAAGTGAAAGAGGCTATTAGGAATGTTTTCTCTTAACACCCTACAAGCCCctaaaggggaaggagggggatttTCAATGATCCACGGGTGTAGACTTCTTCAAGGAAGGTTCGAACAGGTGACTGATATTTACCAAACACTAGGCCCCTATAAGGCCCTAGGCGGACACCTTGCACTTAGTAGGCCCTTTAAAAAGGGTTCTGACTGCAAAAGACTAAAAAATTATCCCTCTACAGGTAAGGTCACCTGATTGTCACACAAATGAGATGCCAGAATAAGGTACTAAAGTGGGCATAAGGGTCCAGTGCTTCAAGAAATAGCATGTGCCTTCTGAGGGCCCTCTTATTTTAAAAGGCAAGTGCACTTGCAGCTACTCCCCTGCCACTCTGGTCACCCACTAAAGTGAAAGTGAAGTACCTCCAGGAATGGA
It encodes the following:
- the NQO1 gene encoding NAD(P)H dehydrogenase [quinone] 1 isoform X2 encodes the protein MAGKKALVVLAHQERTSFSYAMMEAAVEALKKKGWVVTVSDLYAMKFNPLVSRDDITGSPRDPENFKYPAESSHAYKEGRLSKDIVEEQKKLADADLVIFQFPMYWFGLPAVLKGWFDRVLTGGFAYSHSEMYYNGPFKNKKAILSFTTGGLESMYSSIGVNGDMNILLWPLQRGVLHFCGFQVLEPQIGYSIGHTPPEKRSVILDAWKARLAKIWEEKPISFVPNEDFDMTFPGGFVLKKEVMEKHKEQYGPSVGQHMGKPLPPDSQVKAGCTKL